From Mus musculus strain C57BL/6J chromosome 17, GRCm38.p6 C57BL/6J, the proteins below share one genomic window:
- the Ndufaf7 gene encoding protein arginine methyltransferase NDUFAF7, mitochondrial precursor, translated as MNALVRRCVARAGLPCIWRGKCYSSGNEPAESNQVTPMLRHLMYKIKSTGPITVAEYMKEVLTNPAKGYYVHQDMLGEKGDFITSPEISQIFGELLGVWFVSEWIASGKSPAFQLVELGPGRGTLTADILRVFSQLGSVLKTCAISIHLVEVSQKLSEIQALTLAEEKVPLERDAESLVYMKGVTKSGIPVSWYRDLKDVPEGYSLYLAHEFFDVLPVHKFQKTPRGWREVFVDVDPQASDKLRFVLAPCATPAEAFIQRDERREHVEVCPDAGVIIQELSQRIASTGGAALIADYGHDGTKTDTLRGFYGHQLHDVLIAPGTADLTADVDFSYLRRMAQGKVASLGPVEQRTFLKNMGIDVRLKVLLDKAGEPSAKQQLLGGYDMLMNPQKMGERFHFFALLPHQRLHGGSQERNACQSKTPSSSVAGFDELVWQ; from the exons ATGAATGCTTTGGTGAGACGCTGCGTGGCCCGCGCGG GCCTTCCCTGTATTTGGAGAGGGAAATGCTACAGCTCCGGGAATGAGCCGGCAGAAAGCAACCAGGTGACACCGATGCTGCGGCATCTTATGTACAAAATAAAGTCTACAGGTCCCATCACTGTGGCCGAGTACATGAAGGAGGTTTTGACTAACCCAGCCAAG GGATATTATGTGCATCAGGATATGCTAGGAGAAAAAGGAGACTTTATTACTTCACCTGAAATAAGCCAAATCTTCGGGGAG CTACTAGGGGTGTGGTTTGTTAGTGAATGGATAGCCTCTGGAAAAAGCCCAGCATTCCAGCTGGTGGAACTTGGCCCTGGTCGGGGCACCCTCACAGCAGATATTTTGAGG gtgttCAGTCAGCTTGGGTCTGTGCTAAAGACCTGTGCCATCTCAATACACCTTGTAGAGGTGAGCCAGAAACTAAGTGAGATCCAAGCACTGACACTGGCTGAGGAGAAGGTCCCATTGGAGAGAGACGCTGAATCCCTGGTGTACATGAAAGGTGTCACAAAGTCTGGGATTCCAGTCTCCTGGTACCGAGACCTGAAGGATGTTCCTGAAG GATACAGCTTGTACCTCGCCCATGAGTTTTTTGATGTTCTTCCTGTGCATAAATTTCAG AAAACACCACGCGGATGGAGAGAAGTGTTTGTTGATGTCGACCCACAAGCTTCTGATAAACTGAGGTTCGTCTTGGCGCCTTGTGCGACCCCTGCAGAAGCCTTCATTCAA CGTGATGAAAGGAGGGAACATGTGGAAGTATGTCCCGATGCTGGGGTTATCATCCAAGAACTGTCCCAGCGCATTGCGTCAACTGGAGGTGCAGCCCTGATTGCGGATTACGGTCACGATGGCACAAAGACAGACACCTTGAGA GGGTTTTATGGACACCAGCTTCACGATGTCTTAATCGCTCCTGGAACAGCAGACCTGACAGCTGATGTGGACTTCAGTTACCTGCGCAGAATGGCACAAGGAAAAGTAGCCTCTCTGGGTCCAGTGGAACAgcgaacatttttaaaaaacatgggcATTGATGTCCGGCTGAAG GTTCTCTTGGATAAAGCAGGTGAGCCATCTGCGAAGCAGCAGCTACTTGGAGGGTATGATATGTTAATGAATCCTCAGAAGATGGGAGAAAGATTTCACTTCTTTGCCTTGCTACCTCATCAGAGACTTCATGGGGGGAGTCAAGAAAGGAATGCCTGCCAGTCAAAAACCCCCTCCTCCTCTGTAGCTGGGTTTGATGAACTTGTTTGGCAGTGA
- the Ndufaf7 gene encoding protein arginine methyltransferase NDUFAF7, mitochondrial isoform X1, with translation MNALVRRCVARAGLPCIWRGKCYSSGNEPAESNQVTPMLRHLMYKIKSTGPITVAEYMKEVLTNPAKGYYVHQDMLGEKGDFITSPEISQIFGELLGVWFVSEWIASGKSPAFQLVELGPGRGTLTADILRVFSQLGSVLKTCAISIHLVEVSQKLSEIQALTLAEEKVPLERDAESLVYMKGVTKSGIPVSWYRDLKDVPEGYSLYLAHEFFDVLPVHKFQKTPRGWREVFVDVDPQASDKLRFVLAPCATPAEAFIQGFYGHQLHDVLIAPGTADLTADVDFSYLRRMAQGKVASLGPVEQRTFLKNMGIDVRLKVLLDKAGEPSAKQQLLGGYDMLMNPQKMGERFHFFALLPHQRLHGGSQERNACQSKTPSSSVAGFDELVWQ, from the exons ATGAATGCTTTGGTGAGACGCTGCGTGGCCCGCGCGG GCCTTCCCTGTATTTGGAGAGGGAAATGCTACAGCTCCGGGAATGAGCCGGCAGAAAGCAACCAGGTGACACCGATGCTGCGGCATCTTATGTACAAAATAAAGTCTACAGGTCCCATCACTGTGGCCGAGTACATGAAGGAGGTTTTGACTAACCCAGCCAAG GGATATTATGTGCATCAGGATATGCTAGGAGAAAAAGGAGACTTTATTACTTCACCTGAAATAAGCCAAATCTTCGGGGAG CTACTAGGGGTGTGGTTTGTTAGTGAATGGATAGCCTCTGGAAAAAGCCCAGCATTCCAGCTGGTGGAACTTGGCCCTGGTCGGGGCACCCTCACAGCAGATATTTTGAGG gtgttCAGTCAGCTTGGGTCTGTGCTAAAGACCTGTGCCATCTCAATACACCTTGTAGAGGTGAGCCAGAAACTAAGTGAGATCCAAGCACTGACACTGGCTGAGGAGAAGGTCCCATTGGAGAGAGACGCTGAATCCCTGGTGTACATGAAAGGTGTCACAAAGTCTGGGATTCCAGTCTCCTGGTACCGAGACCTGAAGGATGTTCCTGAAG GATACAGCTTGTACCTCGCCCATGAGTTTTTTGATGTTCTTCCTGTGCATAAATTTCAG AAAACACCACGCGGATGGAGAGAAGTGTTTGTTGATGTCGACCCACAAGCTTCTGATAAACTGAGGTTCGTCTTGGCGCCTTGTGCGACCCCTGCAGAAGCCTTCATTCAA GGGTTTTATGGACACCAGCTTCACGATGTCTTAATCGCTCCTGGAACAGCAGACCTGACAGCTGATGTGGACTTCAGTTACCTGCGCAGAATGGCACAAGGAAAAGTAGCCTCTCTGGGTCCAGTGGAACAgcgaacatttttaaaaaacatgggcATTGATGTCCGGCTGAAG GTTCTCTTGGATAAAGCAGGTGAGCCATCTGCGAAGCAGCAGCTACTTGGAGGGTATGATATGTTAATGAATCCTCAGAAGATGGGAGAAAGATTTCACTTCTTTGCCTTGCTACCTCATCAGAGACTTCATGGGGGGAGTCAAGAAAGGAATGCCTGCCAGTCAAAAACCCCCTCCTCCTCTGTAGCTGGGTTTGATGAACTTGTTTGGCAGTGA
- the Prkd3 gene encoding serine/threonine-protein kinase D3 isoform X1 codes for MRVVQSIKHTKRRSSTVVKEGWMVHYTSRDNLRKRHYWRLDSKCLTLFQNESGSKYYKEIPLSEILRVSSPQDFTSISQGSNPHCFEIITDTVVYFVGENNGSSSHNPVLAATGVGLDVAQSWEKAIRQALMPVTPQASVCTSPGQGKDHKDLATSISVSNCQVQENVDISSVYQIFADEVLGSGQFGIVYGGKHRKTGRDVAIKVIDKMRFPTKQESQLRNEVAILQNLHHPGIVNLECMFETPERVFVVMEKLHGDMLEMILSSEKSRLPERITKFMVTQILVALRNLHFKNIVHCDLKPENVLLASAEPFPQVKLCDFGFARIIGEKSFRRSVVGTPAYLAPEVLRSKGYNRSLDMWSVGVIVYVSLSGTFPFNEDEDINDQIQNAAFMYPPNPWREISSEAIDLINNLLQVKMRKRYSVDKSLSHPWLQDYQTWLDLREFETRIGERYITHESDDARWEIHAYTHNLEYPKHFIMAPNPDDMEEDP; via the exons ATGAGGGTGGTGCAGTCCATCAAGCACACAAAGAGGAGGAGCAGCACAGTTGTGAAGGAAGGGTGGATGGTCCACTACACCAGCAGGGACAACCTG AGAAAGAGACATTATTGGAGACTTGACAGTAAATGTCTAACATTGTTTCAAAATGAATCTGGATCAAAGTATTATAAG GAAATTCCACTTTCAGAAATTCTCCGTGTATCTTCACCGCAAGATTTCACCAGCATTTCACAAGGCAGTAACCCACACTGTTTTGAAATCATCACCGATACCGTGGTATACTTTGTTGGTGAGAACAATGGGAGCAGCTCTCATAATCCTGTTCTCGCTGCCACTGGAGTGGGACTAGATGTGGCGCAGAGCTGGGAAAAAGCAATTCGCCAGGCCCTCATGCCTGTCACTCCTCAAGCAAGTGTTTGCACTTCTCCGGGGCAAGGGAAGGACCACA AAGATCTGGCTACCAGTATCTCCGTGTCTAACTGTCAGGTTCAGGAGAATGTC gaCATCAGCAGCGTTTACCAGATCTTTGCGGACGAGGTGCTTGGTTCTGGCCAGTTTGGCATTGTTTATGGAG gaaaacacagaaagaCGGGAAGGGATGTGGCTATTAAAGTGATTGATAAAATGAGGTTCCCCACAAAGCAAGAGAGTCAGCTCCGGAACGAAGTGGCCATTTTACAG AATCTGCACCATCCTGGGATTGTAAACCTGGAGTGTATGTTTGAAACCCCAGAACGAGTCTTCGTGGTGATGGAAAAGCTCCATGGAGATATGTTGGAAATGATTCTGTCCAGTGAAAAGAGTCGACTTCCAGAACGGATTACCAAATTCATGGTCACACAG ATACTTGTTGCCTTGAGGAATTTACATTTCAAGAATATTGTGCACTGTGATTTAAAGCCCGAAAATGTGCTGCTTGCATCCGCAGAGCCATTTCCTCAG GTgaagctgtgtgactttgggttTGCCCGCATCATTGGTGAGAAGTCGTTCCGGAGGTCAGTGGTAGGAACTCCAGCCTACTTAGCCCCTGAGGTTCTCAGGAGCAAAGGCTACAACCGTTCTCTAGACATGTGGTCGGTGGGCGTCATCGTTTATGTGAGCCTCAGTGGCACATTCCCATTCAATGAAGATGAAGATATAAATGACCAAATCCAAAACGCTGCGTTTATGTACCCACCAAATCCATGGCGAGAAATTTCCAGTGAAG CAATTGACTTGATAAACAACTTGCTTCAAGTGAAGATGAGAAAACGATACAGTGTTGACAAATCTCtcagtcatccttggctacag gaTTATCAGACTTGGCTTGACCTCAGAGAATTTGAAACTCGCATTGGAGAACGTTACATTACACACGAAAGTGATGATGCTCGCTGGGAAATACACGCATACACGCACAATCTGGAATACCCAAAGCATTTCATTATGGCCCCCAACCCAGACGACATGGAGGAGGATCCTTAG